The sequence AGTTGTGGAAGTCGTACATAAAGACATGGGCAGATTTAGGACTTGATCATGTTCAATTTAACATGGTAGATGACGCGACGCTGAGGGCTGCACAGAAGGACCCAGAGCAATACCAGGAGGTAATAGTAAG comes from Spirochaetota bacterium and encodes:
- a CDS encoding glycine radical domain-containing protein → LWKSYIKTWADLGLDHVQFNMVDDATLRAAQKDPEQYQEVIVRVAGYSAHFVDISRKTQDNIIQRTIQGLG